A genome region from Myripristis murdjan chromosome 16, fMyrMur1.1, whole genome shotgun sequence includes the following:
- the pi4kb gene encoding phosphatidylinositol 4-kinase beta isoform X1: MMEDSEPDVSPPCSGQQSPSSSPSPSLSISSSPSLSLPSTPSSGPHHSASPAPGPADTPPGSAPPLGVISEGLGELGPLIDAEVAQRACQEVLQKVKLQQVDDEATGPEPVANESTAPAPAPAPAPPPSTAAGAVKPLKIREEDDDPEGPAAGSVKSARRRQRHNPSKQSWLLRLFESKLFDVSMAISYLHNSKEPGVQAYIGNRLFSFRHDDVDFYLPQLLNMYIHMDEDVGDAIKPYVVHRCRQSISFSLQCAWLLGAYSSDMHISTQRHSRGTKLRKLILSDELKPSGPRARRDPPALTPFCPAPPTEHTLSPTKRTHQRSKSDATVSISLSSNLKRTASNPKVESSQDEPVRLTPQREFIKSLMGIGKRLATLPTKEQKTQRLISELSLLNHKLPARVWLPTAASQHHIARIPHTQAVVLNSKDKAPYLIYVEILECENFETSSVPVRIPENRIRSTRSVENLPDCGMTAEQRAGSFSTVPNYDNDDEAWSVDDIGELQVELPEIHTNSCDNISQFSVDSITSLESKEPVFIAAGDIRRRLSEQLAQTPTTFKRDPEDPSAVALKEPWEEKVRRIREGSPYGHLPNWRLLSVIVKCGDDLRQELLAFQVLQQLQSIWEQERVPLWIKPYKILVLSSDSGMIEPVVNAVSLHQVKKHSQLSLLDYFLQEHGSPTTEAFLSAQRNFVQSCAGYSLICYLLQVKDRHNGNILLDAEGHIIHIDFGFILSSSPKNLGFETSAFKLTAEFVDVMGGPDGDMFNYYKMLMLQGLIAARKHMDKVVQIVEIMQQGSQLPCFHGSSTMRGLKERFHMSLTEEQLQLLVDQLVDGSMRSLTTKLYDGFQYLTNGIM, encoded by the exons ATGATGGAGGACAGTGAGCCGGATGTGTCTCCGCCCTGCTCCGGGCAGCagagcccctcctcctccccctccccctccctgtccATCAGCTCCTCCccgtccctctccctcccctccaccccatCATCTGGCCCCCACCACTCCGCCAGCCCCGCCCCTGGCCCGGCCGACACCCCGCCGGGCTCCGCCCCCCCTCTGGGCGTCATCAGCGAGGGTTTGGGCGAGCTGGGCCCGCTGATCGACGCTGAGGTGGCCCAGCGGGCGTGTCAGGAAGTCTTGCAGaaggtgaagctgcagcaggTTGACGACGAAGCCACTGGCCCGGAGCCTGTCGCCAACGAGTCCACtgcccccgcccccgcccccgcccccgccccgcccccctccaccGCCGCCGGCGCCGTCAAACCGCTTAAGATCCGCGAGGAGGACGACGACCCCGAGGGGCCGGCGGCCGGCTCGGTGAAGAGCGCGCGGCGGCGGCAGCGCCACAACCCCTCCAAACAGTCGTGGCTGCTGCGGCTGTTCGAGTCCAAGCTGTTTGACGTTTCCATGGCGATCTCCTACCTGCACAACTCCAAGGAGCCCGGCGTGCAGGCGTACATCGGAAACCGCCTGTTCAGCTTCCGCCACGACGACGTCGACTTCTACCTGCCGCAGCTGCTCAACATGTACATCCACATGGACGAGGACGTGGGCGACGCCATCAAGCCCTAcgtg gtgcaCCGCTGCAGGCAGAGTATCTCCTTCTCCCTGCAGTGTGCGTGGCTGTTGGGGGCGTACTCCTCCGACATGCACATCTCCACACAGCGCCACTCCAGAGGCACCAAGCTCCGGAAGCTCATCCTGTCTGACGAGCTGAAGCCCTCCGGCCCCCGCGCCCGCCGCGACCCCCCCGCCCTGACGCCCTTCTGCCCCGCCCCGCCCACAGAGCACACCCTGTCGCCCACCAAACGCACCCACCAACGCTCCAAGTCAGACGCCACCGTCAGCATCAGCCTGAGCAGCAACCTGAAGAGGACGGCCAGCAACCCCAAGGTGGAGAGCAGCCAGGACGAG cccgtGCGGCTGACCCCTCAGAGGGAGTTCATCAAGTCCCTGATGGGCATCGGGAAGCGGCTGGCGACTCTCCCCACCAAGGAGCAGAAGACGCAGCGGCTGATCTCAGAGCTGTCGCTGCTCAACCACAAACTGCCGGCGCGCGTGTGGCTGCCCACGGCCGCCAGCCAGCACCACATCGCAcgcatcccacacacacaggccgtGGTGCTCAACTCCAAGGACaag gcgCCCTATCTGATCTACGTGGAGATTCTGGAGTGTGAGAACTTCGAGACGTCCAGCGTCCCGGTCCGGATCCCCGAGAACCGGATCCGCAGCACGCGCTCCGTGGAGAACCTCCCGGACTGCGGCATGACGGCGGAGCAGCGAGCCGGCAGCTTCTCCACCGTCCCAAACTACGACAACGACGACGAGGCGTGGTCCGTCGACGACATCGGagagctgcaggtggag ctcccagAGATTCACACCAACAGCTGTGACAACATCAGTCAGTTCTCAGTGGACAGCATCACCAGCCTGGAGAGCAAAGAGCCTGTGTTCATCGCTGCTGGAGacatcag gCGGCGTCTCTCAGAGCAGCTCGCTCAGACGCCCACCACCTTTAAGAGAGACCCTGAGGACCCGTCAGCCGTTGCCCTCAAGGAACCCTGGGAGGAGAAAGTCAG gcGGATCAGGGAAGGTTCTCCGTACGGTCACCTGCCCAACTGGAGGCTGCTCTCCGTCATCGTCAAGTGTGGAGACGACCTGAGGCAGGAGCTGCTCGCCTTCcaggtgctgcagcagctgcag TCCATCTGGGAGCAGGAGCGCGTCCCGCTGTGGATCAAACCCTACAAGATCCTGGTCCTGTCGTCGGACAGCGGCATGATCGAGCCGGTGGTGAACGCCGTGTCGCTGCACCAGGTGAAGAAGCACAGCCagctctctctgctggactaCTTCCTGCAGGAGCACGGCAGCCCCACCACCGAGGCCTTCCTGTCCGCCCAGAGGAACTTCGTCCAGAGCTGCGCCGGCTACAGCCTCATCTGCTACCTGCTGCAGGTCAAAGACAG GCACAACGGGAACATCCTATTGGACGCTGAGGGCCACATCATCCACATCGACTTCGGCTTCATCCTGTCCAGTTCTCCCAAGAACCTCGGCTTCGAGACGTCCGCCTTCAAGCTCACCGCCGAGTTTGTGGAC gtgatgGGCGGCCCCGATGGCGACATGTTTAACTACTacaagatgttgatgcttcagGGTCTGATCGCGGCCAGGAAGCACATGGACAAGGTGGTCCAGATCGTGGAGATCATGCAGCAAG gCTCCCAGCTGCCCTGCTTCCACGGCTCCAGCACCATGCGCGGCCTGAAGGAGCGCTTCCACATGAGCCTGACcgaggagcagctgcagctgctggtcgACCAGCTGGTGGACGGGTCCATGCGCTCGCTCACCACCAAGCTGTACGACGGCTTCCAGTACCTCACCAACGGCATCATGTGA
- the pi4kb gene encoding phosphatidylinositol 4-kinase beta isoform X2: MMEDSEPDVSPPCSGQQSPSSSPSPSLSISSSPSLSLPSTPSSGPHHSASPAPGPADTPPGSAPPLGVISEGLGELGPLIDAEVAQRACQEVLQKVKLQQVDDEATGPEPVANESTAPAPAPAPAPPPSTAAGAVKPLKIREEDDDPEGPAAGSVKSARRRQRHNPSKQSWLLRLFESKLFDVSMAISYLHNSKEPGVQAYIGNRLFSFRHDDVDFYLPQLLNMYIHMDEDVGDAIKPYVVHRCRQSISFSLQCAWLLGAYSSDMHISTQRHSRGTKLRKLILSDELKPSGPRARRDPPALTPFCPAPPTEHTLSPTKRTHQRSKSDATVSISLSSNLKRTASNPKVESSQDEPVRLTPQREFIKSLMGIGKRLATLPTKEQKTQRLISELSLLNHKLPARVWLPTAASQHHIARIPHTQAVVLNSKDKAPYLIYVEILECENFETSSVPVRIPENRIRSTRSVENLPDCGMTAEQRAGSFSTVPNYDNDDEAWSVDDIGELQLPEIHTNSCDNISQFSVDSITSLESKEPVFIAAGDIRRRLSEQLAQTPTTFKRDPEDPSAVALKEPWEEKVRRIREGSPYGHLPNWRLLSVIVKCGDDLRQELLAFQVLQQLQSIWEQERVPLWIKPYKILVLSSDSGMIEPVVNAVSLHQVKKHSQLSLLDYFLQEHGSPTTEAFLSAQRNFVQSCAGYSLICYLLQVKDRHNGNILLDAEGHIIHIDFGFILSSSPKNLGFETSAFKLTAEFVDVMGGPDGDMFNYYKMLMLQGLIAARKHMDKVVQIVEIMQQGSQLPCFHGSSTMRGLKERFHMSLTEEQLQLLVDQLVDGSMRSLTTKLYDGFQYLTNGIM; the protein is encoded by the exons ATGATGGAGGACAGTGAGCCGGATGTGTCTCCGCCCTGCTCCGGGCAGCagagcccctcctcctccccctccccctccctgtccATCAGCTCCTCCccgtccctctccctcccctccaccccatCATCTGGCCCCCACCACTCCGCCAGCCCCGCCCCTGGCCCGGCCGACACCCCGCCGGGCTCCGCCCCCCCTCTGGGCGTCATCAGCGAGGGTTTGGGCGAGCTGGGCCCGCTGATCGACGCTGAGGTGGCCCAGCGGGCGTGTCAGGAAGTCTTGCAGaaggtgaagctgcagcaggTTGACGACGAAGCCACTGGCCCGGAGCCTGTCGCCAACGAGTCCACtgcccccgcccccgcccccgcccccgccccgcccccctccaccGCCGCCGGCGCCGTCAAACCGCTTAAGATCCGCGAGGAGGACGACGACCCCGAGGGGCCGGCGGCCGGCTCGGTGAAGAGCGCGCGGCGGCGGCAGCGCCACAACCCCTCCAAACAGTCGTGGCTGCTGCGGCTGTTCGAGTCCAAGCTGTTTGACGTTTCCATGGCGATCTCCTACCTGCACAACTCCAAGGAGCCCGGCGTGCAGGCGTACATCGGAAACCGCCTGTTCAGCTTCCGCCACGACGACGTCGACTTCTACCTGCCGCAGCTGCTCAACATGTACATCCACATGGACGAGGACGTGGGCGACGCCATCAAGCCCTAcgtg gtgcaCCGCTGCAGGCAGAGTATCTCCTTCTCCCTGCAGTGTGCGTGGCTGTTGGGGGCGTACTCCTCCGACATGCACATCTCCACACAGCGCCACTCCAGAGGCACCAAGCTCCGGAAGCTCATCCTGTCTGACGAGCTGAAGCCCTCCGGCCCCCGCGCCCGCCGCGACCCCCCCGCCCTGACGCCCTTCTGCCCCGCCCCGCCCACAGAGCACACCCTGTCGCCCACCAAACGCACCCACCAACGCTCCAAGTCAGACGCCACCGTCAGCATCAGCCTGAGCAGCAACCTGAAGAGGACGGCCAGCAACCCCAAGGTGGAGAGCAGCCAGGACGAG cccgtGCGGCTGACCCCTCAGAGGGAGTTCATCAAGTCCCTGATGGGCATCGGGAAGCGGCTGGCGACTCTCCCCACCAAGGAGCAGAAGACGCAGCGGCTGATCTCAGAGCTGTCGCTGCTCAACCACAAACTGCCGGCGCGCGTGTGGCTGCCCACGGCCGCCAGCCAGCACCACATCGCAcgcatcccacacacacaggccgtGGTGCTCAACTCCAAGGACaag gcgCCCTATCTGATCTACGTGGAGATTCTGGAGTGTGAGAACTTCGAGACGTCCAGCGTCCCGGTCCGGATCCCCGAGAACCGGATCCGCAGCACGCGCTCCGTGGAGAACCTCCCGGACTGCGGCATGACGGCGGAGCAGCGAGCCGGCAGCTTCTCCACCGTCCCAAACTACGACAACGACGACGAGGCGTGGTCCGTCGACGACATCGGagagctgcag ctcccagAGATTCACACCAACAGCTGTGACAACATCAGTCAGTTCTCAGTGGACAGCATCACCAGCCTGGAGAGCAAAGAGCCTGTGTTCATCGCTGCTGGAGacatcag gCGGCGTCTCTCAGAGCAGCTCGCTCAGACGCCCACCACCTTTAAGAGAGACCCTGAGGACCCGTCAGCCGTTGCCCTCAAGGAACCCTGGGAGGAGAAAGTCAG gcGGATCAGGGAAGGTTCTCCGTACGGTCACCTGCCCAACTGGAGGCTGCTCTCCGTCATCGTCAAGTGTGGAGACGACCTGAGGCAGGAGCTGCTCGCCTTCcaggtgctgcagcagctgcag TCCATCTGGGAGCAGGAGCGCGTCCCGCTGTGGATCAAACCCTACAAGATCCTGGTCCTGTCGTCGGACAGCGGCATGATCGAGCCGGTGGTGAACGCCGTGTCGCTGCACCAGGTGAAGAAGCACAGCCagctctctctgctggactaCTTCCTGCAGGAGCACGGCAGCCCCACCACCGAGGCCTTCCTGTCCGCCCAGAGGAACTTCGTCCAGAGCTGCGCCGGCTACAGCCTCATCTGCTACCTGCTGCAGGTCAAAGACAG GCACAACGGGAACATCCTATTGGACGCTGAGGGCCACATCATCCACATCGACTTCGGCTTCATCCTGTCCAGTTCTCCCAAGAACCTCGGCTTCGAGACGTCCGCCTTCAAGCTCACCGCCGAGTTTGTGGAC gtgatgGGCGGCCCCGATGGCGACATGTTTAACTACTacaagatgttgatgcttcagGGTCTGATCGCGGCCAGGAAGCACATGGACAAGGTGGTCCAGATCGTGGAGATCATGCAGCAAG gCTCCCAGCTGCCCTGCTTCCACGGCTCCAGCACCATGCGCGGCCTGAAGGAGCGCTTCCACATGAGCCTGACcgaggagcagctgcagctgctggtcgACCAGCTGGTGGACGGGTCCATGCGCTCGCTCACCACCAAGCTGTACGACGGCTTCCAGTACCTCACCAACGGCATCATGTGA
- the pi4kb gene encoding phosphatidylinositol 4-kinase beta isoform X3 produces the protein MMEDSEPDVSPPCSGQQSPSSSPSPSLSISSSPSLSLPSTPSSGPHHSASPAPGPADTPPGSAPPLGVISEGLGELGPLIDAEVAQRACQEVLQKVKLQQVDDEATGPEPVANESTAPAPAPAPAPPPSTAAGAVKPLKIREEDDDPEGPAAGSVKSARRRQRHNPSKQSWLLRLFESKLFDVSMAISYLHNSKEPGVQAYIGNRLFSFRHDDVDFYLPQLLNMYIHMDEDVGDAIKPYVVHRCRQSISFSLQCAWLLGAYSSDMHISTQRHSRGTKLRKLILSDELKPSGPRARRDPPALTPFCPAPPTEHTLSPTKRTHQRSKSDATVSISLSSNLKRTASNPKVESSQDEDGSSGSDSVEFDVGPPVRLTPQREFIKSLMGIGKRLATLPTKEQKTQRLISELSLLNHKLPARVWLPTAASQHHIARIPHTQAVVLNSKDKAPYLIYVEILECENFETSSVPVRIPENRIRSTRSVENLPDCGMTAEQRAGSFSTVPNYDNDDEAWSVDDIGELQVELPEIHTNSCDNISQFSVDSITSLESKEPVFIAAGDIRRRLSEQLAQTPTTFKRDPEDPSAVALKEPWEEKVRRIREGSPYGHLPNWRLLSVIVKCGDDLRQELLAFQVLQQLQSIWEQERVPLWIKPYKILVLSSDSGMIEPVVNAVSLHQVKKHSQLSLLDYFLQEHGSPTTEAFLSAQRNFVQSCAGYSLICYLLQVKDRHNGNILLDAEGHIIHIDFGFILSSSPKNLGFETSAFKLTAEFVDVMGGPDGDMFNYYKMLMLQGLIAARKHMDKVVQIVEIMQQGSQLPCFHGSSTMRGLKERFHMSLTEEQLQLLVDQLVDGSMRSLTTKLYDGFQYLTNGIM, from the exons ATGATGGAGGACAGTGAGCCGGATGTGTCTCCGCCCTGCTCCGGGCAGCagagcccctcctcctccccctccccctccctgtccATCAGCTCCTCCccgtccctctccctcccctccaccccatCATCTGGCCCCCACCACTCCGCCAGCCCCGCCCCTGGCCCGGCCGACACCCCGCCGGGCTCCGCCCCCCCTCTGGGCGTCATCAGCGAGGGTTTGGGCGAGCTGGGCCCGCTGATCGACGCTGAGGTGGCCCAGCGGGCGTGTCAGGAAGTCTTGCAGaaggtgaagctgcagcaggTTGACGACGAAGCCACTGGCCCGGAGCCTGTCGCCAACGAGTCCACtgcccccgcccccgcccccgcccccgccccgcccccctccaccGCCGCCGGCGCCGTCAAACCGCTTAAGATCCGCGAGGAGGACGACGACCCCGAGGGGCCGGCGGCCGGCTCGGTGAAGAGCGCGCGGCGGCGGCAGCGCCACAACCCCTCCAAACAGTCGTGGCTGCTGCGGCTGTTCGAGTCCAAGCTGTTTGACGTTTCCATGGCGATCTCCTACCTGCACAACTCCAAGGAGCCCGGCGTGCAGGCGTACATCGGAAACCGCCTGTTCAGCTTCCGCCACGACGACGTCGACTTCTACCTGCCGCAGCTGCTCAACATGTACATCCACATGGACGAGGACGTGGGCGACGCCATCAAGCCCTAcgtg gtgcaCCGCTGCAGGCAGAGTATCTCCTTCTCCCTGCAGTGTGCGTGGCTGTTGGGGGCGTACTCCTCCGACATGCACATCTCCACACAGCGCCACTCCAGAGGCACCAAGCTCCGGAAGCTCATCCTGTCTGACGAGCTGAAGCCCTCCGGCCCCCGCGCCCGCCGCGACCCCCCCGCCCTGACGCCCTTCTGCCCCGCCCCGCCCACAGAGCACACCCTGTCGCCCACCAAACGCACCCACCAACGCTCCAAGTCAGACGCCACCGTCAGCATCAGCCTGAGCAGCAACCTGAAGAGGACGGCCAGCAACCCCAAGGTGGAGAGCAGCCAGGACGAG GACGGCAGCTCCGGCTCTGACAGCGTGGAGTTTGACGTCGGTCCC cccgtGCGGCTGACCCCTCAGAGGGAGTTCATCAAGTCCCTGATGGGCATCGGGAAGCGGCTGGCGACTCTCCCCACCAAGGAGCAGAAGACGCAGCGGCTGATCTCAGAGCTGTCGCTGCTCAACCACAAACTGCCGGCGCGCGTGTGGCTGCCCACGGCCGCCAGCCAGCACCACATCGCAcgcatcccacacacacaggccgtGGTGCTCAACTCCAAGGACaag gcgCCCTATCTGATCTACGTGGAGATTCTGGAGTGTGAGAACTTCGAGACGTCCAGCGTCCCGGTCCGGATCCCCGAGAACCGGATCCGCAGCACGCGCTCCGTGGAGAACCTCCCGGACTGCGGCATGACGGCGGAGCAGCGAGCCGGCAGCTTCTCCACCGTCCCAAACTACGACAACGACGACGAGGCGTGGTCCGTCGACGACATCGGagagctgcaggtggag ctcccagAGATTCACACCAACAGCTGTGACAACATCAGTCAGTTCTCAGTGGACAGCATCACCAGCCTGGAGAGCAAAGAGCCTGTGTTCATCGCTGCTGGAGacatcag gCGGCGTCTCTCAGAGCAGCTCGCTCAGACGCCCACCACCTTTAAGAGAGACCCTGAGGACCCGTCAGCCGTTGCCCTCAAGGAACCCTGGGAGGAGAAAGTCAG gcGGATCAGGGAAGGTTCTCCGTACGGTCACCTGCCCAACTGGAGGCTGCTCTCCGTCATCGTCAAGTGTGGAGACGACCTGAGGCAGGAGCTGCTCGCCTTCcaggtgctgcagcagctgcag TCCATCTGGGAGCAGGAGCGCGTCCCGCTGTGGATCAAACCCTACAAGATCCTGGTCCTGTCGTCGGACAGCGGCATGATCGAGCCGGTGGTGAACGCCGTGTCGCTGCACCAGGTGAAGAAGCACAGCCagctctctctgctggactaCTTCCTGCAGGAGCACGGCAGCCCCACCACCGAGGCCTTCCTGTCCGCCCAGAGGAACTTCGTCCAGAGCTGCGCCGGCTACAGCCTCATCTGCTACCTGCTGCAGGTCAAAGACAG GCACAACGGGAACATCCTATTGGACGCTGAGGGCCACATCATCCACATCGACTTCGGCTTCATCCTGTCCAGTTCTCCCAAGAACCTCGGCTTCGAGACGTCCGCCTTCAAGCTCACCGCCGAGTTTGTGGAC gtgatgGGCGGCCCCGATGGCGACATGTTTAACTACTacaagatgttgatgcttcagGGTCTGATCGCGGCCAGGAAGCACATGGACAAGGTGGTCCAGATCGTGGAGATCATGCAGCAAG gCTCCCAGCTGCCCTGCTTCCACGGCTCCAGCACCATGCGCGGCCTGAAGGAGCGCTTCCACATGAGCCTGACcgaggagcagctgcagctgctggtcgACCAGCTGGTGGACGGGTCCATGCGCTCGCTCACCACCAAGCTGTACGACGGCTTCCAGTACCTCACCAACGGCATCATGTGA